In Flavobacterium sp., a single window of DNA contains:
- a CDS encoding geranylgeranylglycerol-phosphate geranylgeranyltransferase, whose translation MKYLKLIRYKNLLMLAFMQVLFRYAFLKQQDIPLALADWQYGLLVLSTVLIAAAGYVINNIYDVATDTINKPQDVVVGKGISETAAYNIYIGLNVTGVAIGFVLSNIIMRPTFASLFILIASLLYFYSTTLKSIMLLGNFVVAALLSVSVLIIGVFDIFPATTPENQAQMASYFSILTDYALFAFMINFLREIIKDIEDMDGDYNQGMNTLPIAIGKSRAAKIALAVAIIPFILSLLYIKKYFFENNLLIVTLYSFAFVLAPLLYFIVKIFSAKSQKDFHHLSTVLKLILLFGILSILVISLNHQYLQNHA comes from the coding sequence ATGAAATACCTAAAACTAATTCGATATAAAAATTTGCTGATGCTTGCATTTATGCAGGTTTTATTTCGTTATGCTTTTTTAAAACAACAAGATATTCCTTTAGCATTAGCCGACTGGCAATATGGCCTTTTAGTTTTAAGTACCGTTTTAATTGCTGCGGCGGGTTATGTAATCAACAATATTTATGATGTTGCGACAGATACGATCAACAAACCGCAGGATGTCGTAGTTGGCAAAGGAATTTCAGAAACTGCGGCCTATAACATATATATAGGACTAAACGTAACCGGAGTTGCTATCGGATTTGTGCTTTCAAATATTATTATGAGGCCCACATTTGCATCACTTTTTATATTGATTGCTTCGCTGTTGTATTTTTATTCTACCACCTTAAAATCGATTATGCTTTTAGGCAATTTTGTGGTTGCCGCTTTACTTTCTGTAAGCGTTCTAATAATTGGTGTTTTTGATATATTTCCGGCTACAACACCAGAAAATCAGGCTCAAATGGCCAGTTATTTTTCTATTCTGACAGATTATGCCCTGTTTGCCTTCATGATTAATTTCCTTCGTGAAATAATTAAAGATATTGAAGACATGGATGGTGATTACAACCAGGGAATGAATACTTTACCAATTGCAATTGGAAAAAGCCGTGCTGCAAAAATCGCCTTGGCTGTTGCTATAATTCCGTTTATTTTATCATTGCTTTATATAAAAAAATACTTTTTTGAAAATAATCTTTTGATTGTAACGCTTTATTCTTTTGCTTTTGTTTTAGCACCTTTATTATACTTTATTGTAAAAATATTTAGTGCAAAAAGTCAAAAGGATTTTCATCATTTAAGTACGGTTTTAAAATTGATTTTATTATTCGGAATTTTATCCATTCTAGTAATTAGTCTCAACCATCAATATCTGCAAAATCATGCTTAA